The following DNA comes from Acidobacteriota bacterium.
CAGCGGCGTGTTCAACGCCTACGAGCAGCCGGTAGAGGGTGGTGAGCCCAAGCAACTGACGAACTCCACCACCAATGCCGTTTTCCCCCTCGGCTACTTTCCTCATGACGAGCGTTTTCTCTACACCTTCGACGAAGGCGGCAACGAACTCAACCACATCTATGTGCGCGAGACGGATGGTTCCAGCAAGGACCTGACGCCGGGAGAGAACCTCAAGGCCGGATTTGCCGGATGGAGCGGAGATCGCGAGTGGTTCTGGGTGCAGACCAACGAGCGCAATCCGCAGTTCTTCGACCTCTATCGCTACTCGTCCGACAATTATGAGCGCAGCCTGGTGATCGAAAACGAGGAGGGCTGGCAGATCGCCGACATCAGCCGGGACAGCCGTTGGGCCGCCGTCATCAGGGTCAACAACAACGCCGACAGCGACATCTACCTGCTCGACCTGGAGAATCCGCAGGCTGAACCCAAGCACGTCACCCCCCACCAAGGCTACGTCTCCCATCAGTCGCTGACCTTCACTCCCGACAGTTCGAAGCTGATCTACTCCACCAATGCTGAGAGTGAATTCTCCCAGGCCTGGAGCTACGAGATCGCCAGCGGAGAGCGGGCTCCGGTGCTGCAAGCCGATTGGGACGTGGTATTCATGACCTACTCGAGGACCGGGCGCTATCGGGTTTCGGCCATCAATGCCGATGCCCTCATCGACGTCACCATCCTCGATACCCAAGAAGGGACCGAGCTGGATTTTCCCCAGGATCTGCCTCAGGGCGAGGTGGTGCAGATGTCTTTCTCGCCCAGCGACGAGAAGCTGGCGTTCTACATCAACAGCGACACCTCTCCCAATAATCTCTTCGTGATGGATCTGGCCAGCAGTCGCTACCGCCAGTTGACCCACAGCCTCAATCCGGCCATCAACCCCGATCACCTGGTTGAAGGCGAGGTGATCCGCTATGAGAGCTTCGACGAACTCAAGATCCCTTCCATTCTTTACCGTCCTCATCAGGCCACGGCCGACAGTCCTGTGCCGGCGCTGGTCTGGGTGCACGGCGGACCGGGAGGGCAGAGCAGCAAGGGATACAGTCCCGTCATTCAGCACCTGGTCAACCATGGCTATGCCGTCTTGGCCGTCAATAACAGGGGATCGTCCGGGTACGGCAAGACCTTCTATCACATGGACGACCAGAAGCACGGCGAGGTGGATCTGAAGGACTGCGTTTACGCCCGCACCTACCTGGAATCGCTGGATTGGGTGGACGGAGACAGGGTGGGCATTATCGGAGGCAGTTACGGCGGCTACATGGTGGCTGCGGCCCTGGCCTTCGAGCCCGAGGCCTTTAATGTGGGAATCGACATTTTCGGCG
Coding sequences within:
- a CDS encoding alpha/beta fold hydrolase; the protein is MSLKQWIRSQAGWRVCTMLIVVVLGVTSCTGPDGGEPVVEVEQYDARTFFETLAVAGASFSPDESKILFTSDASGVFNAYEQPVEGGEPKQLTNSTTNAVFPLGYFPHDERFLYTFDEGGNELNHIYVRETDGSSKDLTPGENLKAGFAGWSGDREWFWVQTNERNPQFFDLYRYSSDNYERSLVIENEEGWQIADISRDSRWAAVIRVNNNADSDIYLLDLENPQAEPKHVTPHQGYVSHQSLTFTPDSSKLIYSTNAESEFSQAWSYEIASGERAPVLQADWDVVFMTYSRTGRYRVSAINADALIDVTILDTQEGTELDFPQDLPQGEVVQMSFSPSDEKLAFYINSDTSPNNLFVMDLASSRYRQLTHSLNPAINPDHLVEGEVIRYESFDELKIPSILYRPHQATADSPVPALVWVHGGPGGQSSKGYSPVIQHLVNHGYAVLAVNNRGSSGYGKTFYHMDDQKHGEVDLKDCVYARTYLESLDWVDGDRVGIIGGSYGGYMVAAALAFEPEAFNVGIDIFGVTNWLRTLSEIPPWWTSFRDALYAEMGDPATDEERLRRISPLFHADKIRRPLLVVQGANDPRVQKVESDELVEAVRENGVPVEYVVFDDEGHGFRNRENRIEASEHYLKFLDQHLK